The DNA region GAGCAGCGAGAAGATATAGAGTGTCGCGAAGACGATCGGATAATCCCGGTTGACCACCGAGAGATAGCCGAGGCGGCCGAGGCCATCGAGCGAAAAGATGTTCTCGATCAGCAGCGAGCCGGTGAAGAAGGCGGATATGAAGGCGCCGGGAAAACCGGCGATGATGATCAGCATGGCGTTGCGGAACACATGGCCGTAGAGCACCTGCCGGTCATTCAGACCCTTGGCGCGGGCGGTGACGACATATTGCTTCTTGATCTCCTCGATGAAGGAATTCTTGGTCAAGAGCGTCGTGGTGGCGAAGGCGGCTAGCGAAAGCGAGATCAGCGGCAAAGTGAGGTGCCAGAAATAGTCGAGCGGCTTCTGCCACCAGGCGAGCTCACCGAAATTGTCGGAAACGAGGCCGCGCAGCGGGAACCAGTCGTAGAAGGAGCCGCCGGCGAAAAGCACGATCAGCAGGATGCCGAAGAGAAAGCTCGGAACGGCATAACCGATAACGATGACGCCCGAGGTCCAGACGTCGAAGGTCGACCCGTCCTTGACCGCCTTGCGGATGCCGAGCGGGATGGAGATCGCATAGGAGAAGATCAGGATCCAGATGCCGAGCGAAATCGACACCGGCAGCTTCTCCTTGATGAGGTCGAGCACGGAGGTGTTGCGGAAGAAACTCTCGCCGAAATCGAAGCGGATGTAATTCCACATCATCTCGCCAAAGCGCGTCAGCGGCGGCTTGTCAAAGCCGAACTGTTTTTCGAGCTTGGCGATCAGCTCCGGATCGAGCCCCTGAGCGCCGCGATATTTCGAACCTTCGTCGCTGCCGCCGCCACCGAGGAGATCGCCGCCGCCGGACAGGCGCTGATCGGCGCTGTCGGCCTGGCCGGTCAGCTGGGCAATCACCTGCTCGACCGGGCCGCCGGGTGCAAATTGAACAACGATGAAGGAAATTGCCATGATGCCGACAATGGTCGGAATCATCAAAAGCAGGCGGCGAATGACATAGGCACCCATCAGCCTTCAGCCTCCGGGAAAGTATTTCTTGTCTGCACGCCGTTCAGTCCAATGCCGCTCAAGCCGCCAGCCTTCCCTTGCCGGCCCCGCCGGCTTGTCGTGATTCGCTCGTGCCATTTGGAGCCCAGGGCCCCGCTAATGCAAGCCCGCTCATTTTGCCGAGGTCGACCACCAGGCATCGGGGAAACCAAGGCTGTAGGCCGGAAATTCGGCAGGATGCGTGACTGTGTTCCAATAGGCGATATTAACGGTATCGCGGTAGAACAGCGGGATAACATAGTGATTTGCCAGCAAGACCCGGTCCATTGCCTTGATCGCAGCGACCTGTTCATCGCGGTTCGGCGCGAAGATAATCATGCGGATGAGCTCATCGACGGCTGGGTTGGCAATGCCGGCGTAGTTGCGAGAACCCTGCTGGTTGACCGAGCCGGATCCCCAGTAGTCGGCTTGCTCGTTGCCCGGATTCATTGTCTCCGCCCAGACATTCCAGATCATGTCGAAGTCAAAGCTGCGTTCGCGGTTGACAGCTTGCGAAGCGTCGACTGTCCGAACTCGCGCATCTATGCCGATTTTCTTGAGATTGCTGGCATAAGGCACTGCCCAGCGCTCCAACATGGGGCTCGACAATAATATCTCGAAACTCATTGGCTGGCCGGTCTTGGTATTGACCATGCGACTGCCCTTCAGCTCCCAACCGGCTTCTTTCAGAAGAGCAATCGCCTTTCGGAGGTTGTCGCGGCTCTTCTGCGGATCGCCGCCAACAGGATTGGTGTACGGCGTCGTGAAGACCTCGGGCGGAACCTTGTCCTTCAGGCCTTGCAGAATTTCCAGCTCCCGCCCCTGCGGCAGACCGGAGGAGGCGAGCTCGGTATTCCAGAAATAGCTGTCGATGCGCTTGTAACTGTTAAAGGCAACGGTGCGGTTCAACTCCTCGAAATCGAGGCCGTAGTTCAGCGCCTCGCGGACCCTTATATCCTTGAAGTGGTCACGCCGCATATTCGGCACAAGAGCCTGCAGAATGCCGGTGGAGCGCAGAGGATTTGCAACCTCTTCCTTCTTGACGCGTCCTTCCTTCACTGCAGGAAAATCGTATCCCGTCGCCCAGCGGGCAGCCGTTGTCTCCTGCCAATAGTCGCTATTGCCGGCGCGAAAGGCTTCGAACTCAACATCGCGGTCACCGAAATAGGTGTAGATGACATTGCGGAAATTGTTCTGGCCGACATTCACATTGAGATTCTTGCCCCAGTAATCGTCACGCAGTTCATAACGGATGGTTGCGCCGGGCGAGAAAGAAGCAATCTTGTAAGGCCCGGACCCCATTACGGGCTCCAGCGTCGTTTTGGTAATGTCACGCGGCTTGCCATCCGCTCCGGGTGCTTCCCACCAATGTTTCGGCACAATCATTAACTGGCCGAGAATGTTGGGCAATTCGCGGTTGTTCTTCTCATCAAAGGTGAAGGTCACATCCCGATCGCCGGTCTTTTCCGCTTTGACGACGTGATGGTAGTAGTTCCCGGCGACGGGGTTCAATTCCTTAGTCTTGTCCAGGCTGAAAATGACGTCTTCCGGAGTTACCGGCTGACCGTCCGCCCATTTCGCCTCTTTGCGCAGGCGGAAGGTCGCGCTGGAAACGTCAGAAGGAAAGGAAAGTCCTTCGGCAAGCAGGCCGTAGGAGACAAGGAGCTCGTCATCGGCGGGCTTCATCAAGGTGTCGTACACGAGCGTCAGGCCGACCGCCGTCTGTCCCTTGGCAAGCAGCGGGTTGAAGGTGTCGAAGGCGCCACTTGCGGAAAGGCGCAGATCCCCGCCCTTGGGAGCATCGGGATTGACGTAATCGAAATGCGCAAAGCCCGGCTTGTATTTCATTTCGCTGATGACCGAGCTTCCGATCTGAAACGGCTGCTCTTCACCCATTGCCGTCAATGGCATCAAAACACCAGCAAGTGCCAGAATAACACCGATTTTCGACCACGATGCCGTCATTCCCATTTCCCCTGAATATTGCGGATTCGACAATACGAGAAATAGGGGCGAAAAACAGGAGAGAGTTTGGTTTTTGCCGAGCTCGCGGAATTTTGAGCTTTTCTGTCAAAGGGCAGCTGCGGTGATGCTGCGGCGATCCGTCGCCGGCTCCTCCTGCGCCGCTCCGCCAAATCATCGATTCACCAAAATTGCTTTTCACGATAGATTCGAGTGCAAATCACTTCGGCATCGACGTAAGGGAACAGCATGGCTTTCGGCTCCGCCCAGGCTTTCAGGACTTTTGGCAAATTGACGCTTGCCGGCGCAATCGGGGCAAGCCTTGCCGCCGGCGACGTCGGCGCAGAGCAGAAAACGCCAAGCCCGGGCAGCGCCAAGGCGCTATTCGCAGGCGCCAGCCTGCCGACGCAGGGGCCGGCGCAGCCGATCGGCTTCTATGCAAAGGGCTGCATGACCGGCGCGGTGGCGCTGCCGACCGACGGGCCGACTTGGCAGGCAATGCGGCTTTCACGCAACCGCCGCTGGGGCAACCCGGCGATGATTGCGCTTCTGGAACGGTTTTCGCAGGATGCGGTCAAATATGCCGGCTGGCCGGGCATCCTGGTCGGCGATGTCGCGCAGCCGCGCGGCGGGCCGATGCTCAACGGCCATTCCTCACATCAGATCGGCCTTGATGCCGATATCTGGTTCACCCCGATGCCGGCGCGCCGCATGACGGCTGAGGAGCGCGAGGACCTGCCCTTCACCAGCATGCTGCAGAAGGACAAGTTCCTCACCGTCGACCCGAAGGTGTGGACGGAATCGCGGGCGCGGCTTTTGGTGCTGGCGGCGAGCTATCCCGAAGTGGAGCGCATCTTCGTCAATCCGGCGATCAAGAAGAAGATGTGCGACACCTGGACCGGCGACCGCACCAACCTTGGTAAGCTGCGGCCGATATACGGCCATGACTCGCATTTCCACATCCGCATCAAATGCCCGCCCGGTGCTGCCGGATGCACGCCGCAAGCTCCCGTCGCCTCAGGAGACGGCTGCGACAAGTCGCTCGCTTATTGGTTCACCCCGGCGCCTTGGGCACCGCCCAAACCGCCCAAACCCGGCGCCAAGCCCCCGAAGCCGCCGCGTGAGATGATGATCACCGACCTGCCGAAGGCCTGCTCTGCCGTGCTCGATGCCGCTTCTGTCGCTTCGATGCAGGCCGCCACCTATGGCGGGCCTTCCGCCGTAAGCGCGTTCGCCGCCGCTCCGGCAGCCGCGCCGGCTGATGATGACGAGGGGTTGCCGGATGTCGGCCCGGTTCCGAACGACAAGCCGGCGATCCAATGAATGGGCGGACGCGTTGTCTTTCAAATCGCAAATTCTTGGTATAAAGCGATCAAATCGATTGAATTGTTGGGGCGGAGATTCCTTTCATGGCCGGCAGCAAGTGCCTTGCGCTGATCGCGCATGACCAGAAGAAGGACGACATGGCGGCTTTCGCCCGCGCCAATCAGGACCTTCTCTCGCGCTGGAAGATCGTCGCGACAGGTACCACCGGCGGTCGCGTGCTCGACGCCGCTCCCGGTCTCGACGTCACCAGACTGAAAAGCGGGCCGCTCGGCGGCGACCAGCAGATCGGCGCGCTGATCTCGACCGGCGAAGTCGACGCGCTGATTTTCTTCGTCGACCCGCTGACACCGATGCCGCATGATGTCGACGTGAAGGCGCTGATGCGGCTGGCGATTGTCTACGACATTCCGATGGCGCTCAACCACGCGACCGCTATAAAGCTCCTTCCCACACTCGAAGCCTGATCAGCACGGAACCGGCCATGCCCAAATCCAATCACAGCACCGCTCCGCTTCCCTTCCCGATCCTGATCGGCGATATTGGCGGCACCAATGCCCGCTTCTCCATCCTGACCGACGCCTATGCCGAACCGAAGCAGTTTCCGAACGTGCGCACGGCGGATTTCGCCACGATTGACGAAGCGATCCAAAAGGGCGTGCGCGACAAGACAGCGGTGCAGCCGCGCTCGGCGATCCTCGCCGTCGCCGGCCCGATCAACGACGACGAGATCCCCCTGACCAATTGCGACTGGGTGGTGCGGCCAAAGACGATGATCGAGGGCCTCGGCATCGAGGACGTGCTCGTCGTCAACGATTTCGAGGCGCAGGCGCTGGCGATTGCCGCCCTGTCTGATGAAAACCGCGAACGTATCGGCAGCGCCACCGGCGACATGGTCGCCTCGCGCGTCGTGCTCGGACCCGGCACCGGCCTCGGCGTCGGCGGACTCGTGCATGCCCAGCATACTTGGATTCCGGTTCCCGGCGAAGGCGGCCATGTCGATCTCGGGCCGCGCAGCAAGCGCGACTATGAAATCTTTCCGCATATCGAGACGATCGAAGGTCGTATTTCGGCCGAACAGATCCTCTGCGGACGCGGCCTCGTCAATCTCTACAACGCCATCTGCGTGGTCGACGGGAGCCAGCCGACGATGAAGGATCCGGCCGAGATCACCTCGCATGCGCTTGCCGGCAGCGATAAGACCGCCGTCGAGACCGTTTCGCTGTTTGCCACCTATCTCGGCCGCGTGGCCGGCGACATGGCGATGGTGTTCATGGCGCGTGGCGGCGTCTACCTCTCCGGCGGCATCTCGCAGAAGATCCTCCCGGCGCTGAAGAAACCGGAATTCCGGCAGGCTTTCGAGGACAAGGCGCCACATAGTGCGCTGCTTCGCACCATCCCGACCTATGTGGTGACGCATCCGCTGGCGGCGCTCGCCGGGCTTTCGTCCTATGCGCGGATGCCGGCCAATTTCGGCGTATCGACGGAAGGCCGCCGCTGGCGGCGCTGAGCCCAGGGCGCGTCCCTCCGGGACGCGCCGCGGTCTAGCCAAACCAGTCCCAACTCTTTATAGAGCCGGCCAAAGTGCGCGCCACATTCACGACGCGCTCAGTCTCGGACAGGAAGCTTGATATTTGGAAGCCGTGGAAAGCAGAAAGCAGAGCGTCAGCAGCGATACCGTCACCGGCATCCTGAAGCGCATCATCGCTGAAAACGGCCGCGACCATCTCTGGGGTTATGTCTTCGCTATCGTCTGCCTCGTGGTCGTGGCACTTTCGACGGCGTTCACCGCCTGGATCATGCGGGCGATCATCGACGAGGCCTTCGCCAACCGCCGCGCCGACGTCGTCTGGATCATCTGTCTTTCGATCTTCATTGCCTTCGTGCTGCGCGGCTTTGCCAGCTACGGCCAGGCGGTGGCGCTTTCCAAGGTCGGCAACAATATCGTCGCCCGCTATCAGCGCCGCCTCTATGCCCATCTGATGACGCTTTCAGTCGGCTTTTTCAGCGAGGCGCGCTCGGCTCATATCGCCGCGCAAGTCAGCCAGAACGTTAGCGGCATCCGTGACGTGCTCAACCTGACGATCACCTCGACGGTGCGCGACCTCCTGACATTCGTTTCGCTGATCGGCGTGATGGTCCTCCAGGACCCGCTGCTGAGCCTCGCCGTGTTCATCATGGCGCCGCCACTGCTCTATGCGCTGCGTTATGTTTCCAAACGTCTTCGCTCGGCAACCCGCGAGGCCGTGCATCTGAACAGCCACGTGCTGGGGGCCATGCAGGAGACGATCCAGGGTATTGCCATCGTCAAAGCCTTCACGATGGAAGAGGAGCTGGAGAACAAGGTCAACAAGCTCATCACCGCCGCCGAAAACCGGGCGAACCGGATTGCCCGGCTTTCCGAGCGCACCTCGCCGCTGACGGAGAGCTTCGCAGGCTTTGCCGTCGCCAGCGTGCTTGCCTATGCCGCCTATCGCTCGATCTATTACAATGTGGCCCCGGGCGCCTTCTTCTCCTTCGTGACGGCGCTGCTGCTTGCCTATGACCCGGCCCGCCGCCTTGCCCGCCTGCAGGTGCAGATGGAACGCGCCGTCGTCAATGCACGGATGATCTACGAATTGCTGGACATGGAGCCGCGCCAGCGCGACCTGCCGGATGCCCGGCCGCTGACGGTGACGCAGGCGCGCATCGAATTCCGCAATGTTTCCTTCGCCTACGGCAGTGAAAGCGTGCTGAACAGTGTCAGCTTCGTCGCCGAGGGCGGGACGACCACGGCGCTTGTCGGCCCCTCTGGAGCGGGCAAATCCACCGTCATCAGCCTCATTCCGCGCTTCTACGACCCTCGTGAAGGCGAGATCCTGATCGACGGGCAGGATATCGCCCACATCACCAAGAAGTCGCTGCGCCAGCAG from Rhizobium sp. NLR16a includes:
- a CDS encoding glucokinase, with the protein product MPKSNHSTAPLPFPILIGDIGGTNARFSILTDAYAEPKQFPNVRTADFATIDEAIQKGVRDKTAVQPRSAILAVAGPINDDEIPLTNCDWVVRPKTMIEGLGIEDVLVVNDFEAQALAIAALSDENRERIGSATGDMVASRVVLGPGTGLGVGGLVHAQHTWIPVPGEGGHVDLGPRSKRDYEIFPHIETIEGRISAEQILCGRGLVNLYNAICVVDGSQPTMKDPAEITSHALAGSDKTAVETVSLFATYLGRVAGDMAMVFMARGGVYLSGGISQKILPALKKPEFRQAFEDKAPHSALLRTIPTYVVTHPLAALAGLSSYARMPANFGVSTEGRRWRR
- a CDS encoding ABC transporter ATP-binding protein, producing MEAVESRKQSVSSDTVTGILKRIIAENGRDHLWGYVFAIVCLVVVALSTAFTAWIMRAIIDEAFANRRADVVWIICLSIFIAFVLRGFASYGQAVALSKVGNNIVARYQRRLYAHLMTLSVGFFSEARSAHIAAQVSQNVSGIRDVLNLTITSTVRDLLTFVSLIGVMVLQDPLLSLAVFIMAPPLLYALRYVSKRLRSATREAVHLNSHVLGAMQETIQGIAIVKAFTMEEELENKVNKLITAAENRANRIARLSERTSPLTESFAGFAVASVLAYAAYRSIYYNVAPGAFFSFVTALLLAYDPARRLARLQVQMERAVVNARMIYELLDMEPRQRDLPDARPLTVTQARIEFRNVSFAYGSESVLNSVSFVAEGGTTTALVGPSGAGKSTVISLIPRFYDPREGEILIDGQDIAHITKKSLRQQLAYVSQQPYLFEGTIRDNIRYGRPEATDAEVEEAARLAYAHDFISAQPQGYDTPVGENGVTLSGGQRQRLSIARALVRNAPILLLDEATSALDTESEAAVQKALDEAMTGRTVVVIAHRLSTVVRADKIVVMQQGRVVEEGNHETLAKVSDGLYARLNNLQRPSASDSY
- a CDS encoding methylglyoxal synthase; the encoded protein is MAGSKCLALIAHDQKKDDMAAFARANQDLLSRWKIVATGTTGGRVLDAAPGLDVTRLKSGPLGGDQQIGALISTGEVDALIFFVDPLTPMPHDVDVKALMRLAIVYDIPMALNHATAIKLLPTLEA
- the mepA gene encoding penicillin-insensitive murein endopeptidase: MAFGSAQAFRTFGKLTLAGAIGASLAAGDVGAEQKTPSPGSAKALFAGASLPTQGPAQPIGFYAKGCMTGAVALPTDGPTWQAMRLSRNRRWGNPAMIALLERFSQDAVKYAGWPGILVGDVAQPRGGPMLNGHSSHQIGLDADIWFTPMPARRMTAEEREDLPFTSMLQKDKFLTVDPKVWTESRARLLVLAASYPEVERIFVNPAIKKKMCDTWTGDRTNLGKLRPIYGHDSHFHIRIKCPPGAAGCTPQAPVASGDGCDKSLAYWFTPAPWAPPKPPKPGAKPPKPPREMMITDLPKACSAVLDAASVASMQAATYGGPSAVSAFAAAPAAAPADDDEGLPDVGPVPNDKPAIQ
- a CDS encoding extracellular solute-binding protein, producing the protein MTASWSKIGVILALAGVLMPLTAMGEEQPFQIGSSVISEMKYKPGFAHFDYVNPDAPKGGDLRLSASGAFDTFNPLLAKGQTAVGLTLVYDTLMKPADDELLVSYGLLAEGLSFPSDVSSATFRLRKEAKWADGQPVTPEDVIFSLDKTKELNPVAGNYYHHVVKAEKTGDRDVTFTFDEKNNRELPNILGQLMIVPKHWWEAPGADGKPRDITKTTLEPVMGSGPYKIASFSPGATIRYELRDDYWGKNLNVNVGQNNFRNVIYTYFGDRDVEFEAFRAGNSDYWQETTAARWATGYDFPAVKEGRVKKEEVANPLRSTGILQALVPNMRRDHFKDIRVREALNYGLDFEELNRTVAFNSYKRIDSYFWNTELASSGLPQGRELEILQGLKDKVPPEVFTTPYTNPVGGDPQKSRDNLRKAIALLKEAGWELKGSRMVNTKTGQPMSFEILLSSPMLERWAVPYASNLKKIGIDARVRTVDASQAVNRERSFDFDMIWNVWAETMNPGNEQADYWGSGSVNQQGSRNYAGIANPAVDELIRMIIFAPNRDEQVAAIKAMDRVLLANHYVIPLFYRDTVNIAYWNTVTHPAEFPAYSLGFPDAWWSTSAK
- a CDS encoding microcin C ABC transporter permease YejB — encoded protein: MGAYVIRRLLLMIPTIVGIMAISFIVVQFAPGGPVEQVIAQLTGQADSADQRLSGGGDLLGGGGSDEGSKYRGAQGLDPELIAKLEKQFGFDKPPLTRFGEMMWNYIRFDFGESFFRNTSVLDLIKEKLPVSISLGIWILIFSYAISIPLGIRKAVKDGSTFDVWTSGVIVIGYAVPSFLFGILLIVLFAGGSFYDWFPLRGLVSDNFGELAWWQKPLDYFWHLTLPLISLSLAAFATTTLLTKNSFIEEIKKQYVVTARAKGLNDRQVLYGHVFRNAMLIIIAGFPGAFISAFFTGSLLIENIFSLDGLGRLGYLSVVNRDYPIVFATLYIFSLLGLFVSLISDLIYTWIDPRIDFERRDV